One Thermus sp. LT1-2-5 genomic region harbors:
- a CDS encoding acyl-CoA dehydrogenase family protein: protein MELWFEETKEERQVLGPFREFLKAEVAPGAAERDRTGAFPWDLVRQLAAFGVFGAVVPEAYGGAGLSTRLFARMVEEIAYYDGSLALTVASHNSLATGHILLAGNEVQKATFLPKLASGELLGAWGLTEPGSGSDAAALKTRAEKVEGGFVLNGTKQFITQGSVAGVYVVMARTDPAPSPEKKHLGISAFAFFRPEKGLKVGRKEEKLGLNASDTAQLLLEDLFVPEEGLLGERGKGFYHVLQVLDGGRIGIAAMAVGLGRAALDYALRYAKEREAFGRPIAEYQGVSFKLAEAATELEAARLLYLKAAALKDAGRPFTLEAAQAKLFASEVAVRACDEAIQVLGGYGYIKDYPVERYWRDARLTRIGEGTSEILKLVIARRLLEGV, encoded by the coding sequence ATGGAGCTTTGGTTTGAGGAGACGAAGGAGGAGCGGCAGGTCCTGGGGCCGTTCCGGGAGTTCTTGAAGGCGGAGGTGGCCCCGGGAGCAGCGGAAAGGGACCGCACCGGGGCCTTCCCCTGGGACCTGGTGCGCCAGCTGGCGGCCTTTGGCGTCTTTGGGGCGGTGGTGCCCGAGGCCTATGGGGGGGCGGGGCTTTCCACCCGGCTTTTCGCCCGCATGGTGGAGGAGATCGCCTACTACGATGGCTCCTTGGCCCTCACCGTGGCGAGCCACAACTCCTTGGCCACGGGGCACATCCTCCTGGCGGGAAACGAGGTGCAAAAAGCCACCTTCCTGCCCAAGCTGGCCTCGGGGGAACTCCTGGGGGCCTGGGGGCTCACCGAGCCCGGCTCGGGCTCGGATGCGGCGGCGCTCAAGACGCGGGCGGAGAAGGTGGAGGGGGGCTTTGTCCTAAACGGCACCAAGCAGTTCATCACCCAGGGGAGCGTGGCCGGGGTCTACGTGGTCATGGCCCGCACCGACCCTGCCCCAAGTCCAGAGAAGAAGCACCTGGGCATCTCCGCCTTCGCCTTTTTCCGCCCGGAGAAGGGCCTAAAGGTGGGGCGCAAGGAGGAGAAGCTGGGCCTAAACGCCTCGGACACGGCGCAACTCCTTTTGGAGGACCTTTTCGTGCCCGAGGAGGGGCTTTTGGGAGAGCGGGGTAAGGGCTTTTACCACGTGCTCCAGGTGTTGGACGGGGGGCGGATCGGCATCGCCGCCATGGCGGTGGGCCTGGGGCGGGCGGCCTTGGACTACGCCCTGCGCTACGCCAAGGAGCGGGAAGCCTTTGGCCGGCCCATCGCCGAGTACCAGGGGGTTTCCTTTAAGCTGGCGGAGGCGGCCACGGAGCTAGAGGCGGCAAGGCTTCTTTACCTGAAGGCGGCGGCCCTAAAGGACGCCGGGCGGCCTTTTACCCTCGAGGCCGCCCAGGCCAAGCTCTTCGCCAGCGAGGTGGCGGTGAGGGCCTGCGACGAGGCCATCCAGGTCCTGGGGGGGTACGGCTACATCAAGGACTACCCCGTGGAGCGCTACTGGCGGGACGCCCGCCTCACCCGCATCGGCGAGGGGACCAGCGAGATCCTCAAGCTGGTCATCGCCCGGCGTCTTCTAGAAGGGGTGTGA